A portion of the Scleropages formosus chromosome 13, fSclFor1.1, whole genome shotgun sequence genome contains these proteins:
- the foxi3b gene encoding forkhead box protein I3-B — protein MTSFESQGQSPPRCGPQFPSLGQEPPELSMYSDSYYPPPSLPSPQRTAPTSYELGDYTTTSPNPYLWFNGSGINSSPYLSGGPGAAAPPFVSQHYGMQRPFLGAGGAGGVGGDLNWFSLPSQEDLMKLVRPPYSYSALIAMAIHGAPDRRLTLSQIYQYVADNFPFYNKSKAGWQNSIRHNLSLNDCFKKVPRDEDDPGKGNYWTLDPNCEKMFDNGNFRRKRKRKSDSLGEGAPGGPLAQESGERSAGGSPKNPSNVTDITNTPERGPSPTSTGPSPCLSNFLSEMSGVATGSMGIGEDSLSRPLPLGLPVEGPPRASSATGFGPYSPNATVPEWAAPLPPPPPLSSSPSHSSLGYSGSILSQFNNHFYPGLGSAGVIYPREGTEV, from the exons ATGACGTCGTTTGAGTCACAAGGTCAGTCACCTCCTCGATGTGGTCCCCAGTTCCCTAGTTTGGGACAGGAGCCTCCTGAGCTCAGCATGTACAGCGACAGTTACTATCCTCCACCATCGCTGCCCAGCCCTCAGAGGACTGCCCCCACATCCTACGAGTTGGGGGACTACACCACCACATCTCCCAACCCCTACCTGTGGTTCAACGGCTCTGGGATCAACAGTTCTCCTTACCTGAGTGGTGGTCctggagcagcagctcctccattCGTCTCCCAGCACTATGGTATGCAGAGGCCTTTCCTGGGTGCTGGAGGGGCAGGTGGAGTTGGAGGGGACCTCAACTGGTTCTCTCTGCCTTCCCAGGAAGACCTGATGAAACTGGTCCGGCCTCCATATTCATACTCTGCCCTCATCGCTATGGCCATACATGGAGCCCCTGATCGGCGCCTCACACTGAGTCAGATCTACCAGTACGTGGCGGACAACTTCCCATTTTACAACAAGAGCAAGGCAGGATGGCAGAACTCCATTCGTCACAACCTCTCCCTGAACGACTGCTTTAAAAAGGTTCCAAGGGATGAGGATGACCCTG GGAAGGGTAACTACTGGACACTGGACCCAAACTGTGAGAAGATGTTTGACAATGGCAACTTCCGTCgcaagagaaagagaaagtcTGACTCCCTTGGTGAAGGAGCCCCTGGGGGACCTCTGGCCCAAGAGTCAGGGGAGAGAAGCGCAGGAGGAAGCCCCAAAAACCCCAGCAATGTAACTGACATCACCAACACTCCAGAGCGGGGCCCTTCACCCACCTCAACAGGGCCCTCACCTTGCCTGAGCAACTTCCTGTCTGAGATGTCTGGAGTGGCGACGGGATCAATGGGCATCGGAGAAGACTCCTTGAGCCGTCCTCTGCCTTTGGGCCTGCCAGTGGAGGGTCCCCCACGGGCCTCTTCAGCCACAGGTTTTGGCCCTTACTCCCCCAACGCTACAGTACCGGAGTGGGCAGCCCCCTTGCCTCCACCACCTCCGCTCTCCTCGTCACCCTCTCACTCATCTCTCGGTTACAGTGGCTCCATTCTTAGCCAGTTTAACAACCACTTCTACCCTGGGCTCGGATCGGCCGGGGTGATCTACCCACGGGAGGGCACAGAAGTGTAA